One genomic window of Paenibacillus xylanilyticus includes the following:
- a CDS encoding DUF1540 domain-containing protein — protein MAKDVLCEVNSCVHWAEENKCNADSIYIVSHSSQEASKSAETDCKTFEVK, from the coding sequence ATGGCAAAAGACGTATTGTGTGAAGTGAATTCCTGTGTTCACTGGGCTGAAGAGAACAAATGTAATGCTGATTCGATTTATATCGTGAGCCACAGTTCCCAAGAAGCAAGCAAGTCTGCTGAAACAGACTGCAAAACCTTTGAAGTAAAATAA
- a CDS encoding 4-hydroxyphenylacetate 3-hydroxylase family protein: MPVKSGKQYIERINAQTVPCWYKGELVTGKRSEHLAFKGLMETQAQLYDMQSDPLLAGKMTYESPADGKPVGLSFLPPTTVDDLRKRREAMSVWSNAHHGFLGRSPDYMNTAIMSFYTAADLLNELSPQYAENLRNYYAFCRDNDITLSHAFIQPHASKISGQIDATEDAIAAKVVEHTEDGLIITGAFMMATQGATCDEIFVYPSPSPAPFDDENPFAFAFAVPNDLPGITLVCRDTYASESRFNFPLSSRYEEMDNIVIFDHVLVPHDRIFFAGNEEMSSRLFSGSNFHIHAGHQVLCRYIAKTEFILGTLQLLTDTLDIASEAHVVEKTARVLAGLESLKGLAIAAEAGAIPDGRGFILPAPQPLMAANILYPKLYPEMIEIIQLMASSGMIMVPQEEEFKTDAAAHLDIYLRGTDMTAHQRTSLFRLIWELGAGSFGGRQTQFERFFFGNSITVSNRLYSTYSGVDTYRQLVNNFLADTHH, encoded by the coding sequence ATGCCTGTTAAAAGTGGCAAGCAGTACATTGAACGAATCAATGCCCAGACTGTCCCCTGCTGGTATAAGGGAGAACTCGTTACGGGTAAAAGATCCGAGCACCTTGCTTTCAAAGGGCTTATGGAGACACAAGCGCAGCTCTACGACATGCAGTCAGATCCGCTGCTTGCAGGCAAGATGACGTACGAATCCCCCGCGGACGGCAAACCTGTGGGACTATCATTCCTGCCGCCCACCACAGTGGATGATCTGCGGAAACGCCGTGAAGCGATGAGTGTCTGGTCAAACGCTCATCACGGGTTTCTGGGTCGGTCACCCGATTATATGAACACGGCCATCATGTCATTCTATACTGCAGCGGATCTCCTTAACGAGTTATCTCCGCAGTACGCTGAAAATCTGAGGAACTACTATGCCTTCTGTCGTGACAATGATATTACCCTCTCTCATGCCTTCATACAGCCACACGCCAGCAAAATATCCGGGCAAATAGACGCTACCGAGGATGCAATCGCAGCCAAGGTGGTTGAGCACACCGAAGATGGCCTTATTATCACTGGGGCATTCATGATGGCTACACAGGGAGCAACTTGTGACGAAATTTTTGTATACCCGTCCCCCTCGCCTGCCCCATTTGACGACGAGAATCCATTCGCCTTTGCGTTTGCCGTACCTAATGATCTGCCAGGCATCACCCTCGTATGCCGGGATACCTATGCATCTGAATCACGCTTTAATTTTCCGCTCAGCTCCAGATACGAGGAAATGGATAACATCGTCATTTTTGATCATGTCTTAGTTCCTCATGATCGGATTTTCTTTGCCGGAAACGAAGAAATGTCCTCGCGTCTATTTAGCGGAAGCAACTTCCACATTCACGCGGGACATCAAGTGTTATGCCGATATATTGCCAAGACCGAATTCATTCTGGGAACACTTCAGTTGCTCACCGATACACTTGACATTGCCTCTGAAGCACACGTCGTTGAAAAGACAGCACGTGTATTAGCCGGACTTGAGTCTCTTAAGGGCTTGGCCATCGCAGCTGAAGCTGGTGCCATTCCTGATGGTAGAGGTTTTATACTTCCTGCACCACAGCCACTGATGGCTGCCAATATTCTATATCCGAAGCTGTATCCCGAGATGATTGAAATTATCCAGTTAATGGCTTCAAGCGGGATGATTATGGTGCCTCAGGAGGAAGAATTCAAAACGGATGCAGCAGCGCATTTGGACATTTACCTGAGAGGGACGGATATGACAGCACACCAGCGCACTTCCCTTTTCCGTTTGATCTGGGAGCTCGGTGCAGGTTCATTCGGCGGCAGACAGACCCAATTCGAACGTTTTTTCTTCGGGAACAGTATTACCGTATCCAACCGTTTGTACTCAACCTATTCTGGCGTAGACACCTATCGTCAGCTCGTTAACAATTTCCTGGCAGACACGCATCATTAA
- a CDS encoding nitroreductase family protein encodes MLTGVNQLGSGKKRAGSCEFSPLPVPQSVIGRLLDEADPSLYVMSSKPWRFMLFAGEGRQLYLEAVRQSYPPHLADRYGDWAAYQYTEAIPAHLIVVAPTGSQEDHMLPAKAWSRRFTMLAAEQGLHAVWKMNDYQQHPVFMNLMGLTSEEQVLGVFHIGYGDQPALRDVDISRPASELMTVYDHLV; translated from the coding sequence ATGTTAACCGGTGTGAATCAATTGGGGAGTGGCAAGAAGCGTGCAGGAAGCTGCGAATTCAGCCCACTTCCAGTACCACAGTCGGTGATTGGACGTTTGCTGGATGAGGCAGATCCTTCCTTGTACGTGATGAGTTCTAAACCCTGGCGATTTATGCTTTTTGCTGGAGAAGGCCGCCAGCTCTATCTGGAAGCGGTCAGACAGAGCTATCCTCCTCACTTGGCAGACCGATATGGTGACTGGGCTGCATATCAATATACAGAAGCCATCCCTGCGCATCTGATTGTCGTTGCACCAACGGGCAGTCAAGAGGATCATATGCTGCCTGCAAAAGCCTGGAGCAGGCGATTCACCATGCTGGCAGCAGAACAGGGACTGCATGCGGTTTGGAAAATGAATGATTATCAGCAGCACCCCGTATTTATGAATCTGATGGGCTTAACCAGTGAAGAGCAGGTATTAGGAGTCTTTCACATCGGTTACGGAGACCAGCCTGCATTAAGAGATGTGGATATTAGCAGACCAGCCTCTGAACTGATGACAGTCTATGACCATCTGGTTTGA
- a CDS encoding flavodoxin: protein MAKLLVAYASMTGNTEEIAELIVEGITQGGHEAVLKDVVDCNAADVLEYDAFLIGLYTWGDGELPDEFLDFYEELDELDLSGKRAAVFGSGDTSYEQFCGAVDLAAAKLQERGAEVSPEVLKIEYSPMEQEKDTCREFGKRFAAAGLQVS from the coding sequence ATGGCTAAATTGTTGGTGGCTTATGCGAGCATGACTGGAAATACGGAAGAAATTGCAGAACTGATTGTAGAGGGAATTACACAGGGAGGGCATGAGGCAGTCCTCAAGGATGTAGTGGATTGCAATGCAGCAGATGTGCTTGAATATGATGCTTTCCTGATTGGATTATACACATGGGGAGACGGGGAACTGCCCGATGAATTCCTTGATTTTTACGAAGAGCTGGATGAACTGGACTTGAGTGGCAAAAGAGCAGCAGTCTTCGGCAGCGGTGACACATCTTATGAGCAATTTTGCGGAGCGGTGGATCTTGCAGCTGCGAAGCTGCAGGAACGCGGGGCGGAGGTATCTCCAGAGGTGCTGAAGATTGAGTACAGTCCGATGGAGCAGGAGAAGGATACATGCCGTGAATTCGGTAAACGCTTCGCTGCTGCCGGATTACAGGTGTCCTAG
- a CDS encoding class I SAM-dependent methyltransferase, whose translation MYVASNWKDYEVIDTGGGEKLERWGDVILRRPDPQIIWPLEKETNEWRQVHGHYHRSSSGGGSWDMKKPIPERWTIGYENLKFHIKPTSFKHTGLFPEQAANWSWMMDKISNAGRPISVLNLFAYTGGATVAAAYAGASVVHVDAAKGMVQWAKENVQLSGLADRPVRFITDDVFKFVQREQRRGNRYDAIIMDPPSYGRGPNGETWKLEENLYPFLKSCMSVLSDNPLFMLVNSYTTGISSTVLRNMLTMTMSAQYGGSITAGEIGLPITRSGLDLPCGILGRWES comes from the coding sequence ATGTACGTAGCATCGAACTGGAAGGACTATGAAGTAATCGATACAGGAGGCGGCGAGAAACTGGAGCGTTGGGGCGATGTCATCTTGCGCAGACCCGATCCCCAAATTATTTGGCCTCTCGAAAAAGAAACCAATGAATGGCGCCAGGTGCATGGTCACTATCACCGCAGCTCTTCCGGTGGCGGCAGCTGGGATATGAAGAAGCCAATTCCGGAACGCTGGACCATTGGATACGAAAACCTTAAGTTTCACATTAAACCAACCAGCTTCAAGCATACAGGCCTGTTCCCTGAACAAGCTGCCAACTGGAGCTGGATGATGGATAAAATCTCGAATGCAGGACGGCCCATCTCCGTACTCAACCTGTTTGCCTACACGGGCGGTGCGACGGTTGCTGCAGCTTATGCCGGCGCTTCGGTAGTTCACGTGGATGCAGCCAAAGGCATGGTGCAGTGGGCCAAAGAGAACGTTCAACTCTCCGGTCTTGCAGACCGCCCTGTTCGTTTTATTACGGACGATGTATTCAAATTCGTACAGCGTGAGCAGCGCCGTGGTAACCGTTACGATGCGATTATTATGGATCCTCCGTCCTACGGCCGGGGACCTAATGGAGAGACGTGGAAGCTGGAAGAGAATCTGTACCCCTTCCTGAAATCTTGCATGAGTGTTTTGTCGGATAACCCACTATTCATGCTGGTTAATTCCTACACTACTGGCATCTCATCCACAGTTCTGCGCAACATGCTGACGATGACGATGTCAGCTCAATACGGAGGCAGCATTACTGCAGGTGAGATCGGTCTGCCGATTACACGCAGTGGTTTGGACCTGCCTTGCGGCATTCTGGGCCGCTGGGAGTCATGA
- a CDS encoding RluA family pseudouridine synthase yields the protein MMSDHVQPPGDIPVLYEDNHLLGITKPVNVPTQEDASGDPDLLTLLKQDLKERYNKPGNVYLGLVHRLDRPVGGAMIFAKTSKAASRLSETVRGRHFRKIYAAVVHGKLPAQQGTLRHTLLKDARTNTVTAVPKGTPGGKDAVLDYRVIGQTDRYSLVHIELHTGRSHQIRVQMKESGCPLFGDQKYGAGVNKPGQQIALWSAIAAFPHPVTKEEITLRSLPPREFPWAEWPSGVYEDAFKE from the coding sequence ATGATGTCTGATCATGTACAGCCACCTGGTGATATTCCTGTACTATACGAGGATAATCACCTGTTAGGCATTACGAAACCTGTTAATGTACCTACCCAGGAGGACGCATCGGGAGATCCCGATCTGCTTACGCTCCTGAAGCAGGATTTGAAGGAACGGTACAATAAACCCGGCAATGTATATCTCGGTCTGGTTCACAGGCTGGATCGCCCCGTTGGAGGTGCAATGATTTTCGCCAAAACCTCCAAGGCAGCTTCCAGATTGTCTGAAACGGTCCGTGGACGACATTTCCGCAAAATATACGCGGCCGTTGTTCATGGTAAACTACCTGCGCAGCAGGGTACGTTGAGGCATACTTTGCTGAAAGATGCGCGAACCAACACAGTAACAGCTGTACCGAAAGGTACACCCGGCGGTAAAGACGCTGTTCTGGATTACCGGGTTATCGGTCAAACGGATCGATACAGTCTCGTACACATCGAACTTCACACCGGAAGATCGCACCAGATTCGAGTTCAAATGAAAGAATCTGGCTGTCCCTTGTTTGGAGATCAGAAGTACGGTGCAGGTGTGAACAAGCCCGGCCAGCAGATCGCTCTCTGGTCTGCCATCGCAGCTTTTCCTCACCCGGTAACCAAGGAAGAGATCACATTAAGATCGCTGCCTCCCCGCGAGTTTCCATGGGCGGAATGGCCATCTGGCGTGTATGAGGATGCGTTTAAAGAATAA
- a CDS encoding MGMT family protein — MTPFTKQVVAIIASIPEGKVMTYGQIAALAGSPRAARQVVRILHSMSRKERLPWHRVVNAKGEIAIPDEHARMMQETELVSEGVEFQLNGTINLQQFGYDPGPVFLDDSSDG, encoded by the coding sequence ATGACACCGTTCACTAAACAAGTCGTGGCCATTATTGCATCTATACCGGAAGGCAAAGTCATGACCTATGGCCAGATAGCTGCTCTTGCGGGCAGCCCCCGTGCTGCAAGGCAGGTTGTGCGCATTCTTCACTCCATGAGCCGCAAGGAGCGACTTCCCTGGCATCGTGTCGTTAACGCCAAAGGAGAGATTGCCATTCCAGACGAACATGCTCGCATGATGCAGGAGACCGAGCTCGTCAGCGAGGGTGTTGAATTTCAGCTGAATGGGACCATTAACCTCCAGCAGTTTGGATATGATCCTGGACCGGTATTTCTTGACGATTCATCGGACGGATAA
- a CDS encoding DHA2 family efflux MFS transporter permease subunit, producing MSTTAAAPSSAMDNIKKGPIVAALLIGAFVAFLNQTLMNVALPKIMEDLGIGANTAQWLTTGYMLVNGVLIPVTAYLIARFSTRQIFITAMTLFTLGTLVCGISPNFSVLMVGRVIQAAGAGILMPLMTVVFLTIFPIEKRGQAMGTMGIAMILAPAIGPTLSGYVVEHYSWRLLFYIILPFSVIATAIGIAFVKNVTRQSKPKLDYPGVVLSTLGFGSLLYGFSDAGTDGWGSAVVISCLVVGAISLILFVVRQLTTDHPLLEFRIFKYNMYTLTTIINMLVTMAMFAGMILLPIFLQNIRGFSPIESGLLMMPGAILMGIMSPITGRIFDKVGARWLSVAGLAITAITTWGLSRLSIDTTYGYMMFIYTARMFGMSMLMMPIQTAGLNQLPQRLNAHGTAMSNTLRTVAGAIGTAILVTIMSSKLKSHLADTLALGQINPEDQAAMLGATADATIYGVNYAFTVATWMTVAAMLLAFFIRKTKPAIEPTPVEQHQKANATA from the coding sequence ATGAGTACTACCGCTGCAGCTCCATCCTCTGCGATGGACAATATTAAGAAGGGACCGATTGTAGCCGCGCTGCTAATTGGTGCATTTGTAGCCTTCTTGAACCAAACCCTGATGAACGTGGCTCTTCCTAAAATCATGGAAGATCTCGGTATCGGGGCGAATACAGCCCAATGGCTGACAACGGGATACATGCTCGTCAATGGCGTGCTAATTCCGGTCACGGCATATCTGATTGCCAGATTTTCAACACGTCAGATCTTTATTACGGCAATGACGTTATTTACATTAGGAACGTTGGTCTGCGGAATCAGTCCGAATTTCTCCGTTCTGATGGTTGGTCGTGTGATTCAAGCGGCAGGCGCAGGTATTCTGATGCCTCTGATGACTGTCGTGTTCCTGACCATTTTCCCGATTGAGAAACGCGGTCAGGCCATGGGGACAATGGGGATCGCCATGATCCTTGCTCCGGCCATTGGACCTACGCTTTCCGGTTATGTGGTAGAACATTATTCCTGGAGACTGCTGTTCTATATCATCTTGCCATTCTCCGTGATTGCAACAGCAATCGGTATTGCATTTGTCAAAAATGTAACCCGTCAATCCAAACCGAAACTCGATTATCCAGGCGTTGTTTTGTCCACACTTGGATTTGGTAGCTTGTTGTACGGTTTCAGTGATGCTGGTACAGATGGATGGGGAAGTGCAGTGGTTATCAGCTGCCTGGTCGTAGGTGCCATATCGTTGATCCTGTTCGTTGTTCGTCAACTGACAACCGATCATCCATTGCTGGAGTTCCGTATTTTCAAATACAACATGTACACATTAACTACAATTATTAATATGCTTGTGACAATGGCGATGTTTGCCGGCATGATTTTGCTTCCGATTTTCCTGCAAAATATTCGCGGCTTCTCACCAATTGAATCAGGTTTGCTCATGATGCCTGGTGCGATTCTGATGGGGATTATGTCTCCAATCACTGGCCGTATCTTTGACAAAGTTGGCGCTCGCTGGCTGTCCGTTGCAGGTCTTGCGATTACTGCAATTACGACATGGGGGCTCAGCCGCCTGTCCATTGATACAACATATGGCTACATGATGTTTATCTATACTGCACGGATGTTCGGTATGTCGATGTTGATGATGCCAATTCAGACTGCCGGCTTGAACCAACTGCCACAGCGTTTGAACGCACACGGTACAGCAATGTCCAACACACTTCGTACGGTTGCTGGTGCGATTGGTACAGCCATTCTGGTTACGATCATGAGCAGTAAATTGAAATCCCACCTGGCAGATACACTTGCCTTGGGACAGATTAATCCTGAGGATCAAGCTGCTATGCTCGGTGCTACGGCAGATGCAACCATCTACGGGGTAAACTACGCATTTACGGTGGCTACTTGGATGACCGTTGCCGCAATGCTTCTGGCGTTCTTTATCCGTAAGACGAAGCCGGCAATTGAACCAACACCGGTGGAACAGCATCAAAAAGCGAATGCAACAGCTTAA
- a CDS encoding MarR family winged helix-turn-helix transcriptional regulator — translation MIDTYEVFYIINSFRQVNQMLFRAFWNENKQIELTSIQFMVLSILKERPSIGINEVAELCHMGSSSMSAVVERLVKGEYIIRTRSHSDRRSVMLQITDKGDKAQQETHQLWMERVSPILDIPKEDLEHLLRIHTQMIEKLEGREMNNP, via the coding sequence ATGATTGATACGTATGAAGTATTCTACATTATCAATTCGTTCCGGCAAGTGAATCAAATGCTGTTTCGGGCATTCTGGAATGAAAACAAGCAGATTGAGTTAACTTCGATTCAATTTATGGTGTTATCCATTTTGAAGGAGCGTCCTTCCATTGGCATCAACGAGGTGGCTGAGCTGTGCCATATGGGCAGCAGTTCCATGAGTGCTGTGGTTGAACGTCTGGTCAAGGGTGAATACATAATCCGGACACGTTCCCATTCTGATCGCCGTTCCGTTATGCTGCAAATTACGGATAAAGGAGATAAGGCACAGCAGGAAACCCACCAGTTGTGGATGGAAAGAGTATCTCCCATATTGGATATTCCAAAAGAAGATCTTGAGCATCTGCTAAGAATTCATACTCAAATGATTGAAAAGTTAGAAGGAAGAGAGATGAACAACCCATGA
- a CDS encoding MarR family winged helix-turn-helix transcriptional regulator, translated as MYNSDFAKCWSRLTKDYKLHMDQELAPSLTEAQLAVLEVLEDHQKMKPSDLIPFLATTPAAVTMLLDRMEKNNLIRRDRDDNDRRIVWVSLSDKGRMETERGVAIRNDFMNSVLSNISMHNQQLLVYLLGKMTAPKTKEHALSSTS; from the coding sequence ATGTATAATTCCGATTTTGCCAAGTGCTGGTCAAGGCTCACCAAGGACTATAAGCTGCATATGGATCAGGAACTGGCCCCCTCTTTAACAGAGGCACAGCTGGCTGTATTGGAGGTTCTTGAGGATCATCAGAAAATGAAGCCATCCGATCTGATTCCTTTTTTGGCTACAACACCTGCGGCAGTAACGATGCTGCTTGACCGTATGGAAAAAAACAATTTGATTCGTCGAGATCGCGATGACAACGATCGAAGAATCGTGTGGGTATCCTTATCTGACAAGGGACGCATGGAGACAGAACGTGGCGTTGCTATTCGAAATGATTTCATGAATTCCGTACTCAGCAATATTTCAATGCACAACCAACAGCTGCTTGTATATCTGCTGGGTAAGATGACAGCACCCAAAACAAAGGAACATGCGTTGTCCTCCACATCCTAA
- the gyrA gene encoding DNA gyrase subunit A, whose translation MSLSEQFLPAFLEEVVGDRFGRYSKYIIQDRAIPDVRDGLKPVQRRILYAMYDSGNTPEKPYRKSAKTVGDVMGNYHPHGDSSIYDGMVRMAQPWKMGHVLVDGHGNWGSQDDDPAAAMRYTEARLSPIAMEMLRDIEKRTVLFKDNFDNTAKEPVVLPSRYPNLLVNGVSGISSGFATEIPTHNLREVIDACIAVMEKPSIELDEIMMFMKGPDFPTGGLIMGGEGILDAYRTGKGRIYIRSKTDIENMRGGKQQIVITEIPYQVVKSRLVTAMENIRLEKKVEGIAEVRDESGRDGLRIVVELKKEADAQGILAYLLKKTDLQVTYNFNMVAIVNKAPQQLGLKSILEAYIAHQREVVTFRTKYELEKAEDRAHVLEGLVKALNILDEVIAAIKASKNRQDAQNNLMWMFGFSERQADSILTLQLYRLTNLEITSLQKELDDLMKKIAQLRSILDSDRKLIGVIRKELMEIREKYGIDRRSAIQGEVEELKVNLEVLVNAEDVFVTLSKEGYVKRTGMQSFTRSGGERNGSGVKEGDYISQVLEVNTLENLLVFTQKGQYFLLPVHQVPEFKWKDPGTAIVNVIPLAKDDRIASVLAVKSFEEEGHSLVFVTRKGQVKRTELKEYVTKRSGAVAACKVGKDDEVLSVHLSTGGKDIMLITKEAMAIRFREDEVNPMGRVSGGVRGIQLKDTDEVVSALWVEGDEGEIAVLSDLGYGKRSLLLDYALQSRGGKGIATFEFKEGKRVKPNGSRIAGAFYCREQRNVTVMTKEGQAYPISSEAVPITERKHIGKLLVHVDKQDEIVELLMNFDENQPASTS comes from the coding sequence ATGAGTCTATCAGAACAATTTTTGCCGGCCTTTCTCGAAGAGGTCGTTGGTGACCGGTTCGGTCGCTACTCCAAATATATTATTCAGGATCGGGCCATTCCCGATGTTCGGGATGGGTTAAAACCCGTGCAGCGTCGTATTCTATACGCCATGTACGATTCCGGAAATACGCCTGAGAAGCCTTATCGCAAATCCGCAAAAACCGTCGGTGATGTGATGGGTAACTACCATCCCCATGGTGACTCCTCCATCTATGATGGTATGGTACGGATGGCACAACCTTGGAAAATGGGCCATGTGCTCGTCGACGGTCATGGTAACTGGGGATCCCAGGATGATGACCCGGCTGCAGCGATGCGGTATACAGAGGCCCGATTGTCACCGATCGCGATGGAGATGCTGCGAGATATCGAGAAACGGACCGTTCTGTTTAAGGACAATTTCGATAATACAGCCAAAGAGCCGGTTGTGCTGCCATCTCGTTATCCCAACCTTCTGGTCAATGGCGTAAGTGGTATTTCATCCGGCTTCGCAACCGAGATACCAACGCATAATCTGCGTGAAGTCATAGATGCCTGCATCGCGGTCATGGAAAAACCATCGATTGAGCTGGACGAGATCATGATGTTCATGAAAGGTCCGGATTTCCCTACAGGCGGCTTAATTATGGGTGGCGAAGGTATTCTGGATGCTTATCGGACAGGCAAAGGAAGAATTTACATTCGCTCCAAAACGGATATCGAGAATATGCGCGGTGGCAAGCAGCAGATTGTCATTACCGAGATTCCATACCAGGTGGTAAAATCCAGACTTGTTACAGCCATGGAGAATATCCGACTTGAGAAAAAAGTAGAAGGTATTGCCGAAGTTCGCGATGAGAGTGGACGTGACGGTCTGCGTATCGTGGTTGAATTGAAAAAAGAAGCGGATGCGCAAGGTATCCTGGCTTATTTACTGAAAAAAACCGATCTTCAGGTAACCTACAATTTCAACATGGTTGCCATCGTGAACAAGGCACCTCAACAGCTTGGATTGAAATCCATCCTGGAAGCCTATATCGCCCATCAGCGTGAGGTTGTGACGTTCCGGACGAAGTATGAGCTGGAGAAAGCGGAAGACCGTGCACACGTACTGGAGGGTCTTGTCAAAGCGCTGAATATTCTTGACGAAGTCATTGCAGCAATCAAGGCATCCAAAAATCGTCAGGACGCGCAAAATAATCTGATGTGGATGTTCGGATTCTCGGAGCGCCAGGCGGATTCCATCTTGACGCTGCAGCTGTACCGTTTGACCAATCTGGAGATCACATCCCTTCAGAAAGAGCTTGACGATCTGATGAAAAAGATTGCCCAATTACGCTCCATTCTGGATAGCGACCGCAAGCTAATTGGTGTCATCCGCAAAGAATTGATGGAAATCCGGGAGAAATACGGGATCGACCGTCGTTCAGCCATTCAGGGTGAGGTGGAAGAGCTTAAGGTTAATCTGGAAGTCCTCGTCAACGCGGAAGATGTGTTTGTTACATTATCCAAAGAGGGCTATGTAAAACGTACGGGAATGCAGTCCTTTACTCGTTCAGGCGGCGAACGTAACGGAAGCGGTGTAAAGGAAGGCGACTATATTTCACAGGTGCTTGAAGTCAATACGCTTGAAAACCTGCTCGTGTTCACGCAAAAAGGCCAGTACTTTTTGCTGCCTGTTCACCAGGTGCCGGAATTCAAGTGGAAAGACCCCGGGACAGCCATTGTCAATGTCATTCCGTTAGCGAAAGATGATCGTATCGCGAGTGTGCTCGCAGTCAAGTCCTTCGAAGAAGAAGGTCACAGTCTTGTCTTCGTTACACGTAAGGGACAGGTGAAGCGTACCGAGCTGAAAGAGTACGTCACCAAACGTTCCGGAGCTGTAGCTGCTTGCAAAGTGGGTAAGGACGATGAGGTTTTATCGGTACATCTGAGCACAGGCGGCAAGGATATTATGCTTATCACCAAGGAAGCGATGGCGATCCGTTTCCGTGAGGATGAGGTCAATCCAATGGGACGGGTATCCGGAGGGGTTCGTGGTATTCAGTTAAAAGATACGGATGAAGTCGTTTCTGCCTTATGGGTGGAAGGAGATGAGGGCGAGATTGCCGTGCTGTCCGACTTGGGCTATGGTAAACGTTCGCTGCTGCTGGACTATGCATTACAAAGTCGAGGAGGCAAAGGTATTGCCACATTCGAATTCAAAGAAGGTAAACGGGTAAAACCGAACGGAAGCCGCATAGCCGGTGCCTTCTATTGCAGGGAACAACGAAACGTAACGGTAATGACCAAAGAAGGGCAGGCGTATCCGATTTCTTCTGAAGCAGTACCGATTACGGAACGCAAACATATTGGCAAGCTGCTGGTTCATGTGGATAAACAGGATGAAATCGTGGAACTTCTCATGAATTTCGATGAAAATCAGCCAGCATCAACATCGTAA